TCGGCCGGTATCAAAAATGTTGTGGCGTTCGGACCAAGCTGTCCGAAAAATGAAGATCCCAAGTACAACGCAATCAACATGGTGGACGATAGCTGTTCGTACAAGAATCCACAGGCCACAAACAAAGTTCCTGTGAGTAAGAATCCGAACTGCTGAAGTTTCCTTCGTCCAACCACATCCAACAAAATCGCGGCACCAAAGTACCCGAGCAAGGCCACAGCCGCGTTTAAGGTGGCCGCCAATGCAAACTCTAGCAAAGTTGTGTCGGGTCCTGTCAGAGCGATCAAAAATGAGCTCTGAAAGAGTTTGTTTCCGTAAAAGGCAATATCCCAAAGCATCCAAGACAAACTTGCTCCAAGCAGGCGGACGCCATAGTTGCGCAGAAAAAGGGCGGTCGAAGTCGCTCGCAAATTGTCTTCGGTATCGATAGAGGGAGCATCGCGGATCGGTAAGGAATCGTTAGCCAGCAAGGACGGTGCCGAAAGAGACGAAACTGATGTGGCAACGGAAATTTCGGATTTGATGGGCGACAGCGTTGTATGCAGCTGCGATTGTGCCGCTGGAGAGCTCTTACTGTATCCGGTGATAGTGCTTACCATCTGCTGCTGGTGGTGCTGTCGAAGAGCGTCGCGAGCCAATTCTTCAAGGTCATCCTTGTCTTGTTTCCAGACGGTCGATTCGGGGAGGAACCGTATTCGGGACAGCCATACACAAGTAAGCACGACAGCACCAAGGGTGTATGTCCACCGCCAAATGCGGAGGAGTGCATTGTGATTGTAGCTGTAGGAGATGCCAACATCATCGTCATAGTTATTTGTGTCGCGGATAGCGTCACCCGTTTGGCCAAAGACGATGATAAGTATAGTGATTATAAGTGAGTTGCAAAAGATCCCCACCCCCTGCATGGTAAACACGAGTTGGACCTGCCGTCCACGGTTGGGAGAGGACGTTGGCAGAGGGGACTTGATGCTGTCAATTTCCTCTGCGTGCGTATGATGGCGTatatcgttgtcgtcttccatgACGGTATACAATCCATCCATGGTAGATTCCGATCTGCCGCGCTCTTGTTGTCTGGGTGTTAGTAGTCGGCGCTGGGAAGACGAGGAATCCATGGCCTTTTCCGAAGCCGAGGAGGCGGACAGGGGATACTCGCCACCGACGCCAACCCCAAAAACAAACAGCACGCAGCTCATGCATCGAAACAAGTTTGGCGACGAGAGTGCCGTGTAAGAAAGAAGCGTCAACGCAATGGAGGCGCCGCTCATGAGAGATGCCGTGAGAATGGAACCTTTCCGACGTCCTATAACATTAGCGGCATAGCCAATCACTAGCATACCCGAGATCACACCGAGGACGATAGAGTACGTTAAGGATTGCCGCAGCCGCGGTCGACAGACACTCGCGCCGTCggtctcgtcgtcgtcgctgctgctggtgAAGCATTCCGGGTACACAATGTTCCAAAAAGGCTGCAACGTTCCGATGCTGAAGAGTAAATAGGACTCACCGAACAAACCCATCCCAGGCCAGAAAGTCTGCCAGAAAAAGTTCCAGCAAGGCTTGAGCGGGAGAGCAAATTGCGGAAT
This genomic window from Phaeodactylum tricornutum CCAP 1055/1 PHATR_bd_27x34 genomic scaffold, whole genome shotgun sequence contains:
- a CDS encoding predicted protein, yielding MEKPMIPQFALPLKPCWNFFWQTFWPGMGLFGESYLLFSIGTLQPFWNIVYPECFTSSSDDDETDGASVCRPRLRQSLTYSIVLGVISGMLVIGYAANVIGRRKGSILTASLMSGASIALTLLSYTALSSPNLFRCMSCVLFVFGVGVGGEYPLSASSASEKAMDSSIKSPLPTSSPNRGRQVQLVFTMQGVGIFCNSLIITILIIVFGQTGDAIRDTNNYDDDVGISYSYNHNALLRIWRWTYTLGAVVLTCVWLSRIRFLPESTVWKQDKDDLEELARDALRQHHQQQMVSTITGYTTSTALFLRNYGVRLLGASLSWMLWDIAFYGNKLFQSSFLIALTGPDTTLLEFALAATLNAAVALLGYFGAAILLDVVGRRKLQQFGFLLTGTLFVACGFLYEQLSSTMLIALYLGSSFFGQLGPNATTFLIPAEIFPTSQRTMCHGIAAASGKCGALLAAVLFHYVGDVDMFLLSGYASFVACVVTYWTIPDTAGLDLYEIDRKWRMILNGRKGEYEGPANHPEFLSLHELHNHSMRHRQRQSSAYDGTVVLEGLD